In one window of Haloterrigena salifodinae DNA:
- a CDS encoding metallophosphoesterase family protein: MTIAPSVADDEVSFNHQRLDTDSYDDVYIIGDVHGCLDSLERLLSTLEFGPNDLGVFVGDLVRKGPESKAVLERVRDSPQLQSVRGNNEQKFLDDEAALEALEPADYRYLESLPTAISWDDHLVVHGGVDPTRALSEHSDRDLLTMRSPNGDGYDGPFWFDEYAGPLRVFFGHTVLDEPVEREWAVGLDTGCVYGGRLTAYDLRGERFVSVSTPEHQPRPDEKFAEPAE; the protein is encoded by the coding sequence GTGACGATTGCTCCATCAGTTGCCGACGACGAGGTATCGTTCAACCATCAGCGTCTCGACACCGACTCCTACGACGACGTCTACATAATCGGTGACGTTCACGGCTGTCTCGACTCCCTCGAGCGGTTGCTCTCGACCCTCGAGTTCGGCCCAAACGATCTCGGGGTGTTCGTCGGAGATCTAGTCCGGAAGGGCCCCGAGAGCAAGGCGGTCCTCGAGCGAGTGCGAGACTCGCCGCAGCTGCAGTCGGTCCGGGGGAACAACGAGCAGAAATTCCTCGACGACGAGGCCGCCCTCGAGGCGCTCGAACCGGCCGATTACCGGTACCTCGAGTCGCTTCCGACCGCCATCTCGTGGGACGATCACCTCGTCGTCCACGGCGGCGTCGACCCGACGCGAGCGCTCTCGGAGCACTCGGATCGAGACCTGCTGACGATGCGGAGTCCGAACGGTGACGGCTACGACGGCCCGTTCTGGTTCGACGAGTACGCGGGCCCGCTGCGGGTCTTTTTCGGCCACACCGTGCTCGACGAGCCCGTCGAACGCGAGTGGGCCGTCGGCCTCGATACGGGCTGTGTCTACGGCGGTCGGCTCACGGCCTACGACCTCCGCGGCGAGCGGTTCGTGAGCGTCTCGACGCCCGAACACCAGCCGCGCCCGGACGAGAAGTTCGCTGAGCCTGCGGAGTGA
- a CDS encoding PH domain-containing protein: MDEPSSRSPAESATNRVHPRIRIVWAIKWLLVGVAAAVVATIVLSSDSSLERPLLAVAAASPVVGILLAVVRYRRFRYAVTDDGIYVRRGLFTVNETVVPAASIQQVDVDEPLLARPFGLVSVRLFTAGTFGGRVAIPGLDAATATDLADRLDRLARGESGV; the protein is encoded by the coding sequence ATGGACGAGCCCTCGAGTCGGTCCCCTGCCGAATCGGCGACGAACCGAGTACATCCTCGCATACGGATCGTCTGGGCGATCAAGTGGCTGCTCGTTGGCGTCGCCGCAGCGGTCGTCGCGACGATCGTCCTCTCGTCGGATTCGAGCCTCGAGCGGCCCCTCCTCGCTGTCGCGGCGGCGAGTCCCGTCGTCGGAATCTTGCTGGCGGTCGTCCGCTACCGTCGGTTCCGGTACGCGGTCACCGACGACGGCATCTACGTGCGCCGCGGGCTGTTCACCGTCAACGAGACGGTCGTTCCCGCCGCGAGCATCCAGCAGGTCGACGTCGACGAACCGCTTCTCGCGCGGCCGTTCGGCCTCGTCTCCGTTCGGCTCTTCACTGCGGGGACGTTCGGCGGGCGAGTTGCGATTCCAGGACTCGACGCGGCGACGGCGACCGACCTCGCGGACCGACTCGACCGCCTCGCCAGAGGTGAGTCCGGCGTATGA
- a CDS encoding PH domain-containing protein: protein MSAYTSLKPDIRSVPVKALENFDFTMFATLAVMLTVFGDGSASGIDAIVSGVVTLVLIAAVFGLFQLVIEGVEWWRYKLTLEEESIVVRSGILRPKRRTIPFSRIQQSTVSTTTLSRPFGLAVLECETAGNPDEADLSVRYLERTDAEDLQRRIQSAADVDATSAKPPERRRVFTLRPRELALYGVTRSHPKTVLLAALAWVGANYFEPDAMTDLRSTAVALLEDLLPLSPAVVLGLVVLAGWLAGVVLAIDRMARFRLSAGEGSFRRQHGLFRTTDADVSNDRIQIARVRSNPIHRRLGLAQADIGTAGLSDPAPFGLKWPLAPLARRDVAWDLVERAVGVDRSAIHLQSLPTRARRRYVVRYALGVVALAVGTVIARQFVPAARVIPLPLFAVFLALAPLAGHVTWTHRGYALLEDHVVVRRGFWTRRTYVIPTDTVQNLTVSQSPFQRRVDLVSVRLDVASMPFLPGVPLPDVDASVGGRLQHRLLEDDSDDDSEDDPTEVPTGRT, encoded by the coding sequence ATGAGCGCGTACACGAGTCTGAAGCCTGATATCCGGTCGGTCCCGGTCAAAGCGCTCGAGAACTTCGATTTCACGATGTTCGCGACGCTCGCCGTGATGCTGACGGTGTTCGGCGACGGATCGGCGTCCGGAATCGATGCGATCGTCTCGGGGGTGGTGACGCTAGTGCTGATCGCCGCCGTCTTCGGGCTCTTTCAGCTCGTCATCGAGGGCGTCGAGTGGTGGCGCTACAAACTCACCCTCGAGGAGGAATCGATCGTCGTTCGCTCCGGAATTCTTCGTCCCAAACGCCGGACGATCCCGTTCTCTCGGATCCAGCAGTCGACGGTCTCGACGACGACGCTGAGCCGCCCGTTCGGACTCGCCGTCCTCGAGTGCGAGACCGCCGGCAACCCCGACGAGGCCGACCTCTCGGTGCGGTACCTCGAGCGGACCGACGCCGAGGACCTCCAGCGGCGAATCCAGTCGGCCGCCGACGTCGATGCGACGTCCGCGAAGCCGCCGGAGCGCCGTCGCGTCTTCACGCTTCGGCCGCGGGAGCTCGCCCTGTACGGCGTAACCCGTTCCCACCCCAAGACGGTGCTTCTGGCCGCGCTGGCGTGGGTCGGGGCAAACTACTTCGAACCGGACGCGATGACCGACCTGCGATCGACCGCCGTCGCCCTCCTCGAGGACCTCCTGCCGCTGTCGCCGGCAGTCGTGCTGGGGCTGGTCGTCCTCGCCGGCTGGCTCGCGGGTGTCGTCCTCGCAATCGATCGAATGGCCCGATTCCGTCTCTCCGCGGGCGAGGGCTCGTTTCGGCGCCAGCACGGCCTCTTCCGGACGACCGACGCGGATGTCTCGAACGACCGGATCCAGATCGCCCGGGTTCGGTCGAATCCGATACATCGACGGCTGGGGCTGGCGCAGGCGGATATCGGCACCGCTGGACTCTCCGATCCTGCTCCGTTCGGATTGAAGTGGCCGCTGGCGCCGCTAGCCCGGCGAGACGTCGCGTGGGACCTCGTCGAACGGGCTGTCGGAGTCGATCGCTCGGCGATCCACCTCCAGTCCCTCCCTACCCGTGCGCGCCGGCGATACGTCGTCAGATACGCGCTCGGCGTCGTCGCGCTGGCCGTCGGCACGGTGATCGCCCGGCAGTTTGTTCCGGCGGCTCGAGTGATCCCCCTCCCGCTGTTCGCTGTCTTCCTCGCGCTCGCGCCGCTCGCGGGTCACGTGACGTGGACCCATCGCGGCTATGCGCTGCTCGAAGACCACGTCGTCGTCCGGCGCGGCTTCTGGACGCGCCGAACGTACGTCATCCCGACCGACACCGTCCAGAACCTCACCGTCTCGCAGAGCCCGTTTCAGCGACGCGTCGATCTCGTCTCGGTCCGCCTCGACGTCGCGTCGATGCCGTTTCTCCCCGGCGTTCCGCTACCCGACGTCGACGCGTCAGTCGGCGGACGACTGCAGCATCGGCTGCTCGAGGACGATTCCGATGATGACTCCGAGGACGACCCCACTGAGGTACCGACCGGACGCACATGA